The following DNA comes from Camelina sativa cultivar DH55 chromosome 14, Cs, whole genome shotgun sequence.
AGGAGTCACACACTTGGTAGAGAAAAATCCCGAGGAACTCTAACAAACTCTTTCCTAAAAATGGCGCGCTttgaaaccccaaaaaaaacaaaacaggaaaaaaattaaaaaagacaGAAACGCTAAGAATATCTCAGTTTTGAAGacacagaaagaaaagaaaaagagaaacaatttgagaagaagaagaagatcggaaagaagaagaatgagcagcgaagaagagaagacagtTTGTGTGACAGGAGCTTCAGGTTACATTGCTTCATGGATTGTTAAGCTTCTCCTTCTCCGCGGCTACACCGTTAAAGCCTCTGTTCGTGATCCAAGTCCGTCTCTTTTCTCTATTCAAATTTCTATATCGAAACTGAAATAACCGATCTAATTTAGTTTCTCTTAGGTTTAGATAGAAGGctcattttcaagatttgtttcgttttttttttttttttgtaatgaaattTGAAGAGATGAGAAATGATTAAAGATCCTTAGCTCTTGTTATTGTCGGATGAGTCAAGATTCATCAGTTCATTTACATGGTTAAATGGAACAGATGATCCAAGGAAAACAGAGCACTTGCTTGCATTGGAAGGAGCAGAGGAAAGGCTTAAATTGTTCAAAGCAAACTTGTTAGAAGAAGGCTCTTTCGATTCAGCAATCGATGGTTGCGAAGGTGTTTTCCACACCGCATCACCATTCTACCACGACGTCAAGGACCctcaggtctctctctctctccctctctccctctctcattTGGCGCATTCTATTGTTATTAAATCTtccttttttggttaatttgtgATTTGTCTTTTCACAGGCTGAGCTACTTGATCCAGCGGTGAAAGGAACAATCAATGTTCTAAGCTCATGTTTGAAGACTTCCTCTGTTAAGAGAGTTGTCTTAACCTCATCCATAGCAGCTGTTGCTTTCAATGGAATGCCTCGAACACCTGAGACCATAGTTGACGAATCTTGGTTCGCCGATCCTGAATATTGCAGAGCTTCCAAGGTTAAATCAGTATGAATTCTGGTTGCGTGATGTTGAAGTTATCACTCTGTTTTTGCTGAAAcactgttttcttttgttcttattaAAAGCTATGGTATGTACTCTCGAAGACATTAGCTGAAAACGCAGCGTGGAAATTCGCGGAAGAGAACGAGTTACAGCTGGTTTCGATAAATCCAGCTATGGTGATTGGTCCTCTCTTACAGCCAACGCTAAACACTAGTGCTGCTGCAGTACTAAGCTTGATCAAAGGTAAAGAAAACAATAGAAGCATTGGTTTAGTTCACACAGTTAATAAGCTTTGAACATTGGGTTTACATTTTCAGGAGCACAGACGTTTCCTAATGCGACATTTGGTTGGGTTAACGTTAAAGATGTAGCGAACGCTCACATTCAAGCGTTTGAGAACCCAACTGCTAATGGAAGATACTGTTTAGTGGAGAGAGTTGCTCATTACTCTGAAGTTGTCAACATTTTGAATGATCTTTACCCTGAATTCCAACTCCCTGAGAAGTAAGTGTTTTCGTTTTTAATGTCAAATAGAAATTGTTAAATTATAAGACAACATCTTTGACAAGAATCAATTGAAACATGATTGCTGCAGGTGTGCAgatgaaaagatatatattccAACATATAAAGTGTCTAAAGAGAAAGCAGAGTCACTTGGGGTTGAGTTTGTGCCATTGGAGGTTAGCATTAAAGAAACTGTAGAGAGTTTGAGAGACAAAGGGTTCATCAGACTCTAAGTTTCATCCCCCAAAAAGGATTCAAACCAGAACCAGACTTGGATATGTTTATTTCTGATAcacatgtttcttctttttttgtttatgtttattttttttcttaagtcaAATTTGGAGTGTGTTGTTGCCTATGATATTGTGGACATATTTTCATCAGTTTGGACTGATGGAATTAAACTATTTTTCTCATTGGAATTTGCATTTGCATGAAGTTTCCTTTTTGAAGTGGTTACAATATAATATAGAGATCCCTATAATATATCCCATAATCAAATTTATTACCTTTTTATCTTTTGCTTTAGTCTTAGCAAAATTATTAGGTCTACCtatgtaaaacatttttttgaagTAGTAGTTGACATTTCTCAGACTAGTAccactaaatatattttttaattgttaacaATTCATTCACTCAAAAGGAAACTGACACATGTTTGCTAAATTATAATCTACGTAATTAgtgtagtttatatatatatatatatatatatatatatatataacatatactGTATTAAAAATCGTCTAATAAAATACGAAAtctcttatattatatatcaagaGACACACATAACTTATTTAGAtacaaatcaaacaatcaaccaaccttaccaaaaaagaaaaaacttatttagATACAATCGATAACATACAGTATTTGCTACTCAATGAAGTCAGCCGGAGAAGGGTTTTCAGAAGCTAAATAGAGTTTTTGACAACAAGATTAATCTTTTCGATTCAAGATTAATCTTTTTGATTCAAGATTTGATCATATGGATACAAGACTGACATCTTTGAAAGATTATGTGAATGTGCATAAAGGACCCTCGAGATTCTAGGGAATTTGAGTGGCAAGATTATGAGGATGTGAgttttattcaaccaaaaataaGATATCTTTGTGTGTTGCAATGTTTTAAtggaaaattccaaaaaaagatttagatGATCCAGTTGCTATCATCCtttatctctgtttcttccgaCCATATTTGCTGCACATGTTCCCACACAAACCCTTCTCCTTCCtgaaaaatttaatattagtttcaATCCTCAAGAAACAGAACCTACAACTTCATATATGATGCCCTCTTAATCATCTCTTACCTTTGAGGTGAATTTGACAGTTGTTGTGCAGCATTTCCTCTCATCCCCTGCAGTATCCACAATTAGAATATTCAACGATTAGGGAAGATACTAATATGGCATGTATGTGTGTGAGTGTAACATATTAAGGTTTTCTTTTTAAGTACCAGTCTGCTCCCACTTATCAAGCTTTACTATCCAAGTCCCTGGCATAGTGTCTGTTGCTAAGACCTGATCTGTCCAAACCCGAAACTTCTTCCCTTTTTTGTCTCCATAGTACTTGCCAAGCTCATCAATGGTATCTCTGAGAGATCTTTCAGCACCAGATGGATGAACAAAAACACCAGCAGGATGCTGAAGTGGTTTGGAAAAGGATAAAACAATCATTAAGTCTCTTTCATCGATACAGTAAGATTTGCagatatataaagagagaaacaagGTTCGTATACTCACACATGAAGCTTTGAGGCTTGCTGTATATGTCTCACAGTTCTCAACTTCACCTCGTCTCCATCTCTCGTAGAACAAGAAAAGCTTGACAACCTCATGACCCGGGTTCACATTATCCACCTTACACTCTAAGAAGTCAGAAACATCTCTCGGAGAAAGATTAGGACCGAGCTTAAAGTGACCTATGGCTTCTATAATCCCACCTGCACACCTCTCAGACGCATGGATTATGTTTGAATTGTCTTTCGCGTTTTCAGCGTACCACTCCAACAACTCTTCCTGAGCATTGCTTACCTATGAAGAATAACCCAAA
Coding sequences within:
- the LOC104742654 gene encoding cinnamoyl-CoA reductase 1-like — translated: MSSEEEKTVCVTGASGYIASWIVKLLLLRGYTVKASVRDPNDPRKTEHLLALEGAEERLKLFKANLLEEGSFDSAIDGCEGVFHTASPFYHDVKDPQAELLDPAVKGTINVLSSCLKTSSVKRVVLTSSIAAVAFNGMPRTPETIVDESWFADPEYCRASKLWYVLSKTLAENAAWKFAEENELQLVSINPAMVIGPLLQPTLNTSAAAVLSLIKGAQTFPNATFGWVNVKDVANAHIQAFENPTANGRYCLVERVAHYSEVVNILNDLYPEFQLPEKCADEKIYIPTYKVSKEKAESLGVEFVPLEVSIKETVESLRDKGFIRL